A region of the Conyzicola lurida genome:
GCGGTGAGCCGCACGCTGACCGATCCCACCGACGAACCGGTGAGGTCGAGCATGCGGTCACGGATGACGTTCTGGGTGTCGGCGGCCCGGTCGAGCACCGACCGCTGGTCGCGGCCGAGCGGCCGGACGCGGATCGGAGTCGACGCCTTGACGCCGAGCAGGCCGTTGTCGTCGGCGAGGTCGACGGCCACGTCCTTGGCGGCGACGCCGAGGGAATCCGCCGTGATGGCGGAGACCACGCGGCTCAGGGCCTTGGCGCTCACCCGGTTGCGTCCGTGGAAGGACTCGGGCTCGGTGTTCACGAGGACGAGCGCTTGCCCCGGACGGCGTCGGCGACCGACCGGAGGTCGAGCTTGCCGTCGAGCACGCGCGCGACGAGTGCGCCCACCGCCATGGCGGCGGCGACGAACACGAACGCCCAGAAGCCGAATACGATCCAGGTCAGCGCGAGGACGGCGCCGATGAAGATTCCTGCGACGGTGTGGTTCACAGGACTCGTGCTCCGGCTGCGTCATCCGTCACGACCACGGCGTTGTCGTCGTCGGAGGGGATGTGCACGTCGTTGACGGTCACGTTGACCTCGGTGACCTGCATGCCGACGAGGTTCTCGATGGCGTTGTAGATGGCGGCGCGCACGTTGTCGGCGACGGTCTGCAGCGGCTCGGGGTAGAGCGCGACGATGGAGATGTCGACGGCGACCTGGGTCTCGCCGACCTCGACCGAGATGCCCTGCGTGAGGTCGGTGTTGTTGAGGGCGTCGCGGATAGCGCCGATGGCACGGGCGGCGCCGCCGCCGAGAGCGAAGACACCCGGCACCTCGCGGG
Encoded here:
- a CDS encoding Asp23/Gls24 family envelope stress response protein, which gives rise to MATATTKSVPADPTVPAVAVDASSTGTTVIVDSVIAKVAGIAAREVPGVFALGGGAARAIGAIRDALNNTDLTQGISVEVGETQVAVDISIVALYPEPLQTVADNVRAAIYNAIENLVGMQVTEVNVTVNDVHIPSDDDNAVVVTDDAAGARVL
- a CDS encoding DUF2273 domain-containing protein yields the protein MNHTVAGIFIGAVLALTWIVFGFWAFVFVAAAMAVGALVARVLDGKLDLRSVADAVRGKRSSS